From the genome of Meiothermus sp. CFH 77666:
TAGTTGAAAGCGTACAAGGGGCCAAAGGACTGGTAATGCCCCTCAGGGGTGATAAGGGTAGGCCCCACCAACGCGGTTCTGGCGTGGGCCTGGGCTGCTTGGAGCAGGGCCTCGAGGTCGCCCGCCTGGAGATACACGTCGCTGTTCATCTGCACCAGGTAGGGCCGGGTGGTTCTTGCTAGGCCCTGGTTGACCGCAGCAGGGTAGCCTCGATTTTCGGTACGAATCAGCTGGTATTGGGGAAATTGAACCTCTACGGCCTCGGCGCTGCCGTCGCTCGAGCCCGAGTCCACCACGATTACCTCGGCTTGGGGGTAGTGTTGTGCCAGCCGACCCAAGCATTCTAGTAGCACTGCCCGGGCGTTGTGGCTCACCACCACAATGGAGAGGTCGTGCATTCCTAGGCAATATATCCCTTTTCCCGCAGATAATCCCGCAGGGCTTCTGTCCAGGGGCGGGTCTTTAGACCCAGGGCGGAAAGCCGCTCGCTTCCCAGGGCAGAGTAGGCGGGGCGCTTGACAGGCGAGGGAAAGGTGCTTGCGGGTATGGGCTCCACCGGAACCTCCAGCCCGCACAGCCGAACCGCCTCCTGTGCAAAAGAATGCCAGGAGCAGACCCCCAGGTTGGCCCCGTGTACGATGCCGCGCACGTCTTGTTGCAGCAATTTCAATAAAAGCTGCGCCACGTCCAGGGTATAACTGGGGCTCATGAACTGGTCGGCCACCACCCGTAAGGGCCCTCCGGATCGGGCTTTTTGCAAAATGGTTTCGATGAAGTTACCCCCCTTGCCGCTTGCGCCAGCTTTTCCAAAGACGCTGGAAATCCGCAGCACCAGGGTGTTTTCCAGAGCGATGCGGCAGAGGTGTTCCCCTGCCACCTTGGATGCCCCGTAGACATTGAGGGGGTTGGGGGAGTCGGACTCGAGGTAAGGAGCTCCCTTAGCCCCATCAAAAACGTAATCGGTGCTGATGAACACATATTTGGCCCCGGTGGTCTTGGCTATCCGCGCTCCGTGCAAAGCTCCCAGGGCGTTGACCTGAAAGGAGCGCGCCGGCTCGGCCTCGCAGGTCTCCACCTTGTGCAAGGCGGCAGTGTTGATGATGGCCGCCCAGGCCTGGCCGCCCAGCGCTCGTTCTACCGAGGCTGAGTCGCTGACCTCGAGCTCCTCGTGGGTCAACCCCACCACCTCGTAATGCTCGGAGAGCACCCGCACCAGATCGCTACCGAGCTGCCCACGGGCCCCGATGACCGCCACCCTAGAGGATGCGCCCATCCAGCTCCACCTCGTGGATAATTTTCTGCCACTCCATCAGATTCTTGTACCACTTGAGTGTGATGGTGCGGTCGTCGGGCACCACCGTCCCGGCCTCGAGGGCCGCCGCAATCTCCCGCGCCGCATCAGCGGGGGTAAACCTGGGAGCATAGCCCAGGGTGTTTTTGATCTTGGCGAAGCTGACCTGGTACGAGCGGTGGTCGGGTAGCCCATACCATTCGAAGGCAAAGGGCTTGCCCAGGGCCTCGGCCACCTGTTGGGCCAGCGGCATAATCTGGTAGTTCTGCTCGTCGGCACCCACGTTAAAAATCTGACCGTTTACCTTCTCCTTAGGGGCTTCCAGCACCATCAGGAAGGCCCTCGAGGTGTCCCGCACGTGCACAAAAGGCCGCCACTGGGTACCGTCGCGCAGGAGGGGGATCTTCCCGTCGCGCCACAGCCCCAGGGTCATCCCGTTGATGGCCAGGTCAAAGCGCATTCGGGGTGAGAGGCCGTACACGGTGGCCTGGCGCAGCGCCGTCACGCAGAAGGTGTCGTCAGCCAGGGGCAGGTTAGACTGCTCAGCCTTCAGGTTGGCTTCGGCGTAGGTGGTGAGTGGGTTGGTGGGGGCGGTCTCGTCCAGGATGCCGTCCTGGAACCCATAGATGCTGCACGAAGAGGCCAGTACATAGCGCTCCACGCCGCGCTCCTTGGCCAGTTGGGCCACGCGGGCCCGCCCACGGTGGTTAATGGCTAGGGTCGTTTCGGGGTCGAGCTCCCCGGCGGGGTCGTTGGAGAGAGCCGCCAGGTCAATCACCCCCCAGATGCCCTCCAGTAGCCTGGGGTCGAAGTCCCGAACATCGGCCTTGACCAGTTCCAGGTTGGGGTTTTCCTTCAGGCGGCTCAGGGTCGGGCCAAAGAAGTACCGATCCAGCGCACGTACCTGGTAGCCAGCCTCGAGCAACAACTCAGTCATCACGCTGCCAATGTAGCCCCCAGCCCCTGTCAACAAAATTTTGTTCATGCCATTACCTCGTAAACGAAATTGTTATCGGCCTCGGTCAGCTCGGCCAGGGTGGGCAGAATCACATCCTTGGGCGAGAGCAGGGCCTCCTGGGCAAGCGGCCAGTTGATGCCCAGGGCGGGGTCATCCCAGCGGATGCCCCGCTCGGTCTGGGGGCTGTATTCAGCGGTCACCTTGTACCAGACCATTACACCCTCGCTCAGGGCTTGGAAGCCGTGCGCAAACCCCTCGGGAATCCAAAGCATGCGGCGGTTCTCAGCGCTCAGGATGGCGCTCACCCACTGGCCGTAGGTAGGGGAGCCTTTGCGAATGTCCACCGCCACGTCGTAAATCTCACCCTTCAGGCAGGCTACCAGCTTGCCCTGGGCCGAGGGGTTCATCTGATAGTGCAGGCCCCGCACTGCGCCTTTATGTGAATAGGAGAAGTTATCCTGGACAAAGTTTCGCCGGATGCCCCCACGACCAAACTCGGACTGCTTGAAAGTTTCCATAAAAAAGCCCCGTTCGTCGGGGAAAGCCCTGGCTTCGACTAAGATGACTTCGGGGATGGTTTGGGGTATAAACCTGAAGGGCATGGATAAACAACCTCCGGAGAAATATACTACCTTGTTGGTTATCAGAGCCAAACACCTGTGATGGTACACCATGAGTGAAGGAATCAGCCCGTTGGCAGTAATTCAAACTGCTCACCTAGGTCAAAACGTCAAGATAGGCGAATTTTGTGTCATTCGATCCAATGTAAGAATTGGAGACAACGTTGTGATTCATCCCCACGTTGTGATCGAATCAGGTGTGGAGCTTGGAGACGGCGTGGAAGTCTTCCCCGGCGCCTATCTCGGCAAAGAGCCTAAGAGCCCGGGTGTTTTGGCTCGTAAGCCAATTTTTACTCGCCGTCTGATTATCGGTGCAGGCTCGTCCATAGGCCCACACTGCGTACTGTATTTAGACCTCGAAATTGGCGAGTCCTGTCTTATTGGAGATGGAGCCTCGATTCGTGAACAGACATATATAGGAAGTAAGACGATTATCGGAAGGTACGTTACCGTTAATTACAACACTCGAATTGGTAGCGGTGTGAAAATTATGGATCACTCTTGGTTGGCTGGCAACATGATTATTGGTGATAACGTCTTCATTTCAGGGGGTGTACTCACAGCTAACGATAACGCTATAGGGTTGACAGCAGATTACCGAGAGAGCGACGTAGTAGGGCCTACTATTAGGGATAACGTCGCTATTGGGGTTGGTGCTGTAATCCTTCCTAAAGTAACGATTGGGAAAGGGGCTTTAGTAGGTGCTGGTGCTGTCGTAAGCCGAAGCGTGGAGCCCAAGGCCGTAGTCATGGGGGTGCCTGCAAAACATAAGAGGTACTTGGAGGAGGAATGAAGCTCGAGCAAGCCAGAATTATCAATCTGCCAAAGGTTGAGGATCCAAGAGGCAACCTCACTTTTATTGAAGAAAGCAAGCACATACCCTTCGACATTAAGAGGGTATACTACCTATATGACGTTCCAGGTGGTGAGAGCCGAGGAGGTCATGCCAATACTAAAACTGCACAACTTATAATTGCGGTCTCGGGTAGTTTTGACGTAATTGTAGACAATGGTTTGATGAAACAACGGTTTCACTTGAACCGATCATACTTTGGACTGTACATTCCCACATACCTCTGGCGTGAGCTGGACAACTTTTCCTCAAGTTCAGTTTGTCTCGTGCTTGCCTCAGACTTCTACTCTCCTGACGACTACATCCGTGATTATAACGAGTTTCTGAAGGTGGTGAGATGTGATAGCCAAAGTACCTTTTCTTGACGTGGGGGCCACGTACCGCGAACTTAAGGCTGAGCTAGATGCTGCAGTGGGACGTGTACTAGAGAGTGGTTGGTATATTGGTGGCTCGGAAGTCGAAGCATTTGAGACTGAATATTCTAGGTATGTCGGTGCCGAATATTGTGTGGGAGTAGGGAACGGATTGGACGCACTTCATTTGGCACTTAGGGCAATGGGGGTTGGGCCGGGTGATGAGGTGATTGTCCCCAGTAATACTTACATTGCTACTTGGCTGGCAGTTTCGTACAGTGGTGCTACTCCCGTCCCCGTGGAGCCTGATCCTGCTACTTATAACCTTGATCCCTCTCGAATCGAGGCTGCACTCACTCCACAAACAAAGGTCATCCTTCCGGTGCACCTATACGGCCAACCCGCTAACCTCGATCCGATTTTGGAATTGGCCCGTAAGCATGGATTGTATGTACTAGAGGATGCTGCCCAGGCTCATGGCGCTCGCTATAAGGGGCGTCATGTTGGTGCTCATGGTGACGCTGTGGCTTGGAGCTTC
Proteins encoded in this window:
- the rfbD gene encoding dTDP-4-dehydrorhamnose reductase, encoding MGASSRVAVIGARGQLGSDLVRVLSEHYEVVGLTHEELEVSDSASVERALGGQAWAAIINTAALHKVETCEAEPARSFQVNALGALHGARIAKTTGAKYVFISTDYVFDGAKGAPYLESDSPNPLNVYGASKVAGEHLCRIALENTLVLRISSVFGKAGASGKGGNFIETILQKARSGGPLRVVADQFMSPSYTLDVAQLLLKLLQQDVRGIVHGANLGVCSWHSFAQEAVRLCGLEVPVEPIPASTFPSPVKRPAYSALGSERLSALGLKTRPWTEALRDYLREKGYIA
- a CDS encoding SDR family oxidoreductase, encoding MNKILLTGAGGYIGSVMTELLLEAGYQVRALDRYFFGPTLSRLKENPNLELVKADVRDFDPRLLEGIWGVIDLAALSNDPAGELDPETTLAINHRGRARVAQLAKERGVERYVLASSCSIYGFQDGILDETAPTNPLTTYAEANLKAEQSNLPLADDTFCVTALRQATVYGLSPRMRFDLAINGMTLGLWRDGKIPLLRDGTQWRPFVHVRDTSRAFLMVLEAPKEKVNGQIFNVGADEQNYQIMPLAQQVAEALGKPFAFEWYGLPDHRSYQVSFAKIKNTLGYAPRFTPADAAREIAAALEAGTVVPDDRTITLKWYKNLMEWQKIIHEVELDGRIL
- the rfbC gene encoding dTDP-4-dehydrorhamnose 3,5-epimerase, whose protein sequence is MPFRFIPQTIPEVILVEARAFPDERGFFMETFKQSEFGRGGIRRNFVQDNFSYSHKGAVRGLHYQMNPSAQGKLVACLKGEIYDVAVDIRKGSPTYGQWVSAILSAENRRMLWIPEGFAHGFQALSEGVMVWYKVTAEYSPQTERGIRWDDPALGINWPLAQEALLSPKDVILPTLAELTEADNNFVYEVMA
- a CDS encoding N-acetyltransferase, whose amino-acid sequence is MSEGISPLAVIQTAHLGQNVKIGEFCVIRSNVRIGDNVVIHPHVVIESGVELGDGVEVFPGAYLGKEPKSPGVLARKPIFTRRLIIGAGSSIGPHCVLYLDLEIGESCLIGDGASIREQTYIGSKTIIGRYVTVNYNTRIGSGVKIMDHSWLAGNMIIGDNVFISGGVLTANDNAIGLTADYRESDVVGPTIRDNVAIGVGAVILPKVTIGKGALVGAGAVVSRSVEPKAVVMGVPAKHKRYLEEE
- a CDS encoding FdtA/QdtA family cupin domain-containing protein, whose product is MKLEQARIINLPKVEDPRGNLTFIEESKHIPFDIKRVYYLYDVPGGESRGGHANTKTAQLIIAVSGSFDVIVDNGLMKQRFHLNRSYFGLYIPTYLWRELDNFSSSSVCLVLASDFYSPDDYIRDYNEFLKVVRCDSQSTFS